A genome region from Blautia coccoides includes the following:
- a CDS encoding sensor histidine kinase, with protein sequence MKLRTKICLVCVAAMLILSQSFSLFMLHLSQKDQLERISKYEYSIFENKVKSLRQYVEGSFDVLSTSGDMKQRIMKDGSKYYLGMEYAVYQDGQEIFNLTPYEYEDTGAESRDTFTEISLDGKYLLIMGRELSLALGEDYDIWHYKDVTDVYNNSRKMFFNGLVAAFLLTGLIAVILVFVIRLVMKPIYNLKESADEIAGGNYGSRIQVKRRDEIGEISENFNRMAGKVEEHIKELADTNERQLQLMGSLAHELKTPMTAIIGYSDILLKMRLSQEEKEKALLYIGSESRRLSRLSAKMLELTGLYKDGEKTIEKKTVHIKTMLETVDNLMTFRLKEKGLSLVITLSDEDLCHVMDEDLITSLLMNLLDNACKASREGGRIEIEAWEKGISVKDEGIGIPEEEISKIEQAFYMVDKSRARASGGSGLGLSLCKKIAELHKARLVIESRYGKGTKVSLFWEEDNG encoded by the coding sequence ATGAAGCTGAGAACAAAAATCTGTCTGGTCTGCGTGGCTGCTATGCTTATTCTGTCTCAGAGTTTTTCCCTGTTTATGCTGCATTTGTCCCAAAAGGATCAACTGGAACGCATCTCCAAATACGAGTATTCTATTTTTGAGAATAAAGTAAAATCTCTGAGACAGTATGTAGAAGGGTCCTTTGACGTTTTGTCCACATCCGGAGATATGAAACAGCGTATCATGAAGGATGGCAGTAAGTATTATCTGGGGATGGAATATGCGGTCTATCAGGATGGACAGGAGATTTTTAATCTGACACCGTATGAGTATGAAGATACAGGTGCAGAGAGCAGAGACACTTTTACTGAGATCAGTCTGGATGGAAAATATCTTTTGATCATGGGCCGGGAATTGAGTCTTGCGTTGGGGGAGGATTACGATATCTGGCATTACAAGGACGTGACAGATGTTTATAATAACAGCAGGAAAATGTTTTTTAACGGATTGGTGGCAGCGTTTTTGCTGACCGGTCTTATTGCGGTTATTCTGGTATTTGTCATCAGACTGGTCATGAAACCGATCTATAACCTGAAAGAATCCGCAGACGAAATTGCCGGGGGAAACTACGGATCACGGATACAGGTGAAGAGGCGGGATGAAATAGGGGAGATCAGTGAGAATTTTAATCGAATGGCAGGTAAGGTAGAGGAGCATATAAAGGAACTTGCAGATACCAATGAACGCCAGCTTCAGCTCATGGGAAGTCTTGCCCATGAACTGAAAACCCCCATGACCGCAATTATCGGCTATTCGGATATACTTTTGAAAATGAGGCTGTCCCAAGAAGAAAAGGAAAAGGCTCTCTTGTATATCGGCAGTGAATCCAGAAGGCTCTCAAGGCTTTCTGCTAAAATGCTGGAACTGACAGGTCTGTATAAAGACGGGGAGAAGACCATAGAAAAGAAAACAGTACATATAAAAACAATGCTGGAAACAGTGGACAATCTCATGACGTTTCGTCTGAAGGAAAAGGGACTGTCACTTGTCATAACCCTGTCTGATGAGGATTTGTGTCATGTGATGGATGAGGACCTGATCACAAGCTTGCTTATGAACCTGTTGGATAATGCCTGCAAGGCGTCACGGGAGGGCGGACGCATAGAGATAGAGGCCTGGGAAAAGGGTATTTCTGTAAAGGATGAAGGAATCGGGATACCGGAAGAAGAAATCAGTAAAATAGAACAGGCTTTTTATATGGTGGACAAGTCAAGAGCCAGAGCGTCAGGCGGCTCCGGCCTGGGGCTTTCCCTGTGCAAAAAGATAGCAGAACTTCATAAGGCCAGGCTTGTCATTGAGAGCAGGTACGGAAAAGGGACGAAAGTAAGCCTGTTTTGGGAAGAAGATAATGGATGA
- a CDS encoding response regulator transcription factor, producing MKSKILVVEDEAAINDLITISLETAGYEVYRFYDGSQAEQFIDSTENRNCDLALLDIMIPGKNGFELLPHCSKKGIPVIFLTAKGEVGSKVKGLKDGAEDYIVKPFEILELLVRIEKVLERHQKNDDVIRIGDVTVYVKERKVMKGEEELILKPMEFDCLMLFIKNKNIALTREQILNELWGIQFEGETRTVDVHVARIRKKLGWQEMIRTVPRIGYRLEAEK from the coding sequence ATGAAATCAAAGATACTGGTAGTTGAGGATGAGGCTGCCATCAATGATCTGATCACAATAAGCCTGGAAACCGCAGGTTATGAAGTTTACCGGTTTTATGACGGCAGTCAGGCAGAGCAATTTATAGACAGCACAGAGAATAGGAATTGTGACCTGGCATTGCTGGATATTATGATCCCTGGAAAAAACGGGTTTGAACTTCTTCCCCACTGCAGTAAAAAGGGGATCCCGGTTATTTTTCTCACCGCAAAAGGGGAGGTGGGCAGCAAGGTAAAAGGATTGAAGGATGGGGCAGAAGATTATATCGTTAAACCTTTTGAAATTTTAGAGCTATTGGTAAGAATTGAAAAAGTCTTGGAACGGCATCAAAAAAATGATGATGTGATCCGGATCGGGGATGTGACTGTCTATGTAAAAGAGCGTAAGGTAATGAAGGGGGAAGAAGAACTCATTTTAAAACCCATGGAATTTGACTGCCTTATGCTGTTTATAAAAAATAAGAATATTGCGCTCACCAGGGAGCAGATACTGAATGAGCTTTGGGGGATCCAATTTGAAGGGGAGACAAGGACTGTGGATGTACACGTTGCAAGGATCCGCAAAAAATTAGGGTGGCAGGAAATGATCAGGACGGTGCCGCGGATCGGTTACCGCCTGGAGGCAGAGAAATGA
- a CDS encoding FGGY-family carbohydrate kinase, with protein sequence MNILIIDIGTSSIRGILYDEAGQNLAFVQLKYEPVKRACGWVEQPSGQWEKYAEEICRKIKDMAERKNKVIDAVAVTAQRSSVIPVDINGNPLMDTIMWQDTRNSQICSRLEKYNRIITEKSGAKVNTVFSGSRMTWIKENCPDVNRKVYKFLNIPEYIMYKMTGRFFTDYTYGSRTGLMNLKEKEWEAELLEIFGVKEEQLCRLLQPGSTVGWVTEAFSAKSGITKGIPVISAGGDQQCAAVGQGAFDTGTVSVVTGTGGFLVTTLEQVPEQMSENIICNCAAVKDKYIIEANVLTCCSAFDWFCRTFYDWADGQIDYTRINHELEMSSMERVGEILMLPYFQGRSTPDWNPDSKAVFEGIALKHTRPEILQSLVEGIFLEIANNLQEFEKYCSIKRAYISGGMTNSRVMNQMQADIYGITLYHMEDSESTALGALMTALTEMGVYSSVEEAYHAIRGTDKIEEFRPRLDRYREYEKKKEKMQELYEKIYRS encoded by the coding sequence ATGAATATACTGATTATTGACATTGGTACCTCCAGTATAAGGGGAATCCTTTATGACGAAGCAGGGCAAAATCTGGCTTTCGTACAATTGAAGTATGAACCGGTTAAAAGGGCATGCGGCTGGGTGGAACAGCCCAGCGGACAATGGGAAAAGTATGCGGAAGAAATCTGCAGAAAAATAAAAGATATGGCGGAGCGAAAAAACAAGGTAATAGATGCAGTTGCAGTAACTGCTCAACGCTCCTCTGTAATTCCGGTTGACATAAATGGGAATCCGCTTATGGATACTATTATGTGGCAGGACACGAGAAACAGCCAGATCTGCAGCAGGCTTGAAAAATATAATAGGATCATCACTGAAAAAAGCGGAGCAAAAGTAAACACTGTCTTTTCAGGAAGTCGAATGACCTGGATAAAAGAGAACTGTCCTGATGTTAATAGGAAGGTTTATAAATTTTTAAATATTCCTGAATATATAATGTATAAAATGACAGGAAGATTTTTCACGGATTACACATACGGAAGCCGCACCGGTCTCATGAATCTTAAAGAGAAAGAGTGGGAGGCAGAGCTGTTGGAGATATTCGGGGTAAAAGAGGAACAGCTATGCAGGCTTCTACAGCCGGGAAGTACAGTGGGATGGGTGACAGAAGCATTTTCAGCAAAAAGCGGAATCACCAAAGGCATTCCGGTTATCAGTGCGGGCGGCGACCAGCAGTGTGCGGCTGTGGGGCAAGGTGCTTTTGATACTGGAACAGTGTCCGTGGTTACCGGCACAGGCGGTTTTTTAGTCACAACACTGGAGCAAGTACCGGAACAAATGTCAGAAAATATTATCTGCAACTGTGCGGCTGTGAAAGATAAATACATCATAGAAGCCAATGTACTGACCTGCTGCTCTGCTTTTGATTGGTTCTGCCGGACTTTTTATGACTGGGCGGACGGTCAGATTGATTATACCAGAATTAATCATGAGCTGGAAATGAGCAGCATGGAAAGGGTAGGGGAAATCCTCATGCTGCCGTATTTCCAGGGAAGAAGCACTCCTGATTGGAATCCTGACTCCAAGGCAGTATTTGAAGGAATCGCATTAAAGCATACCCGCCCTGAGATCCTGCAGTCATTGGTCGAGGGTATTTTTCTGGAAATCGCAAACAATCTGCAGGAATTTGAAAAATATTGTTCCATAAAAAGAGCATATATCAGCGGGGGGATGACGAACAGCAGGGTCATGAATCAAATGCAGGCTGATATATATGGCATTACGTTGTATCACATGGAGGATAGTGAGTCCACAGCTCTTGGGGCGTTGATGACGGCTCTAACGGAAATGGGAGTATATTCTTCTGTGGAAGAGGCTTATCATGCCATAAGAGGAACAGATAAGATAGAAGAGTTCAGGCCCAGATTGGACAGATACAGGGAGTATGAGAAGAAAAAAGAAAAGATGCAGGAATTGTATGAAAAAATTTACAGATCATAA
- a CDS encoding ABC transporter substrate-binding protein: MKGRRFWAVALTACLAAGMMGCGNSGAEKKTADPSSEQTGKQSEDKTEENSGGGTTAKDTLTIGMGNSITTLDFMNGGMTDSAYQLLSMIGTTLLKQVDENHDGIAELVTDGSITESYEWDEDNLGITFHLREGIKMHDGTELNADDVIFCLEKYQTSKEYASVDFENTKALDDYTVYFKLLSSGTVLLNRIATRPIYSKEACEGSSSEGVFFTEGFVSCGPYKIDQWVSGDSVTLSVFDDYYGDKPIIDQVICRFFAEPSVAMMELQSGGVDMITSPDFTDYTSVEDGTYGDQFSTLYVPSVQTYSIYFDMASEKLQPLQLRQAIMYAMNREEISDGTFNGWGSLCYSMHGISYQDLTVYDKDSWPYKTNLDKAKELMKEAGLEDGVTLTLITHNASGYYQKIAEILANQLKEINVDVELNVYEPATFKSLQNATDGSWDISVTSPEVPYATTIGAWFSDGYVDDSMHAGVLPAEGYQEAYELGSSLMQSTDESQIKTMTAELEEKYFNEYLWWCPIQNSGVYTIMSSKLHDVTRMWTQMDITKAYFTE, translated from the coding sequence ATGAAAGGAAGAAGGTTTTGGGCAGTGGCACTGACGGCATGTCTGGCAGCGGGAATGATGGGATGCGGGAATTCGGGAGCTGAGAAAAAAACAGCAGATCCGTCTTCGGAACAAACCGGGAAGCAGTCAGAAGACAAAACAGAGGAGAATTCCGGGGGAGGAACAACTGCAAAAGATACGCTGACGATCGGAATGGGGAACTCTATTACAACACTTGATTTTATGAACGGCGGTATGACAGATTCCGCATATCAGCTTCTCTCCATGATAGGGACAACCCTGTTAAAACAGGTGGATGAGAATCATGATGGTATTGCGGAGTTGGTTACGGATGGTTCTATTACGGAGTCTTATGAATGGGATGAGGACAATCTCGGTATTACCTTCCACTTAAGGGAGGGCATTAAGATGCATGACGGAACAGAGCTGAACGCCGACGATGTGATCTTCTGCCTAGAAAAATATCAGACATCAAAAGAATATGCCTCAGTAGATTTTGAGAATACAAAGGCTTTGGATGACTACACGGTATACTTTAAACTCCTTTCATCGGGAACCGTGCTGCTGAACAGGATAGCTACACGGCCCATATACAGCAAGGAGGCGTGTGAGGGAAGCAGCAGTGAAGGAGTCTTCTTTACGGAAGGATTTGTAAGCTGCGGCCCGTATAAAATTGACCAGTGGGTGTCAGGCGACTCTGTCACATTGTCAGTGTTTGATGATTACTATGGGGACAAGCCTATTATTGATCAGGTGATATGCAGATTCTTTGCAGAGCCATCCGTGGCAATGATGGAATTGCAGTCCGGCGGTGTTGATATGATCACAAGCCCGGATTTTACTGATTATACAAGTGTGGAGGATGGTACATATGGGGATCAGTTCAGTACCTTATATGTACCCAGTGTACAGACATACAGTATTTATTTCGATATGGCATCTGAAAAACTGCAACCCCTTCAGCTTCGTCAAGCGATTATGTATGCTATGAACAGAGAAGAGATTTCTGACGGAACCTTTAACGGATGGGGATCCCTCTGCTATAGTATGCACGGGATCAGCTATCAGGATCTGACCGTTTATGACAAAGATTCCTGGCCTTATAAGACGAATCTGGATAAGGCGAAAGAACTGATGAAAGAAGCAGGGCTGGAAGACGGTGTGACTTTGACATTGATCACACATAATGCCAGCGGATATTATCAGAAAATCGCAGAAATACTGGCAAACCAACTGAAGGAGATCAATGTGGATGTTGAGCTGAATGTCTATGAGCCGGCAACCTTCAAATCACTGCAAAATGCTACAGACGGGAGCTGGGATATCTCAGTCACATCACCTGAGGTACCGTACGCAACGACTATAGGCGCTTGGTTCTCAGATGGATATGTAGATGACAGTATGCATGCAGGTGTCCTTCCGGCTGAAGGCTACCAGGAAGCGTACGAACTGGGGTCCAGTCTGATGCAGTCCACTGATGAATCTCAAATTAAGACTATGACAGCAGAACTGGAAGAAAAATATTTTAATGAATATCTATGGTGGTGCCCAATACAAAACAGTGGTGTTTATACTATTATGAGTTCAAAACTGCACGATGTGACACGCATGTGGACGCAGATGGATATAACAAAAGCATATTTTACTGAATAG
- a CDS encoding ABC transporter ATP-binding protein — MSTLLEVQHLKKYFDVKSGVLHAVDDVSFSIEKGETLGVVGESGCGKSTLGRVLLHLLDNTGGRILYKGEDVTKVSRQKLSELRKEMQLIFQDPYASLNPRMTIYQTIEEPMKIAGGYSKKAMEERVYEIMDTVGLARRLVNTYPHELDGGRRQRIGIARALVLNPKFIVCDEPVSALDVSIQAQILNLMQDIQEASQLTYVFITHDLSVVKYISNHIMVMYLGQMVEKAESEELFENPLHPYTKALLAAVPVPDVRHERRRIKLKGELTSPINPRPGCRFASRCPYAEDICFKENPKVEMIGDKHEVSCHFVHEINKIH, encoded by the coding sequence ATGAGTACATTACTGGAAGTACAGCATTTAAAAAAATATTTTGATGTGAAATCAGGTGTGCTGCATGCTGTGGATGATGTGAGCTTTTCCATAGAAAAAGGTGAGACACTAGGTGTCGTGGGGGAATCAGGATGCGGAAAATCTACACTGGGACGTGTACTGCTTCATCTGTTGGACAACACAGGCGGTAGAATTCTGTACAAGGGAGAAGACGTGACAAAAGTCAGCCGGCAAAAGTTAAGTGAGCTGAGGAAAGAGATGCAGCTTATTTTTCAGGACCCGTATGCGTCTTTAAATCCAAGGATGACAATTTACCAGACCATCGAGGAACCTATGAAAATTGCCGGGGGATACAGCAAAAAGGCAATGGAGGAAAGGGTATATGAAATCATGGACACGGTAGGACTGGCTAGGCGTCTGGTAAATACGTATCCTCATGAGCTGGACGGCGGGCGGAGGCAGAGAATTGGAATTGCCAGGGCTTTGGTCCTGAATCCAAAGTTTATTGTATGTGATGAGCCAGTTTCAGCTTTGGACGTATCGATCCAGGCACAGATTCTAAATTTAATGCAGGATATCCAGGAGGCATCTCAGTTGACTTATGTATTTATCACCCATGATTTGTCTGTGGTGAAATACATATCGAATCATATTATGGTTATGTATCTGGGACAGATGGTGGAGAAGGCAGAATCTGAGGAACTTTTTGAAAATCCACTTCATCCTTATACAAAAGCTCTGCTGGCAGCCGTTCCGGTACCGGACGTTCGACATGAACGCAGAAGGATAAAGCTGAAGGGAGAATTGACATCACCTATAAATCCAAGGCCGGGATGCCGGTTTGCATCCAGATGTCCCTATGCAGAGGATATTTGTTTTAAAGAAAATCCCAAAGTGGAAATGATCGGGGATAAACACGAGGTAAGCTGTCATTTTGTTCATGAGATTAATAAAATTCACTAA
- a CDS encoding ABC transporter ATP-binding protein encodes MTEKVNKKDAIVSIKDLFIYYITRDMGTCKAVDHFSLDILHGETIGLVGETGAGKTTVALGILGLIQSLPGRVMNGSIEYEGKNLFQFSEREMRAVRGHQISMIFQDPMTALNPVHKVGEQVAEVIRLHQNVNKQEAQKRAEKMLETVGISNDRYNEYPHQFSGGMKQRVVIAMALACSPQLLIADEPTTALDVTIQAQVLDMMNELKEKMNTSVLLITHDLGVVAEMCNRVAIMYAGEIVELGTAWQIFEHTAHPYTRGLIDSLPSLKSKSRRLKPIEGLMPDPSNLAEGCKFGERCRHCKEKCVQQAPGLMEIEDGHWVRCFHNLYCADGEVNA; translated from the coding sequence ATGACAGAGAAGGTAAATAAGAAAGATGCTATTGTGTCTATCAAGGATTTATTCATTTATTATATTACAAGAGATATGGGAACGTGTAAGGCGGTGGATCATTTCAGCCTGGATATTCTTCATGGGGAGACGATCGGTCTTGTAGGGGAAACAGGTGCAGGAAAGACAACCGTGGCACTTGGAATCCTGGGACTGATACAGTCGCTCCCGGGAAGAGTAATGAATGGAAGTATTGAGTATGAGGGAAAAAATTTGTTTCAGTTTTCAGAAAGAGAGATGCGTGCTGTCCGGGGACATCAGATTTCCATGATTTTTCAGGACCCCATGACAGCTTTGAATCCTGTTCATAAAGTTGGGGAGCAGGTTGCGGAGGTAATCAGACTGCACCAGAACGTGAATAAACAGGAGGCTCAGAAACGGGCAGAAAAAATGCTGGAAACTGTAGGAATATCCAACGACCGTTATAATGAATATCCACATCAGTTCTCCGGTGGTATGAAACAGCGTGTAGTGATTGCTATGGCACTGGCCTGTTCACCCCAGCTTCTCATCGCAGATGAGCCTACAACAGCTTTGGATGTGACAATCCAGGCGCAGGTACTGGACATGATGAATGAACTGAAGGAGAAGATGAATACCTCGGTTCTATTGATCACTCATGATCTGGGAGTGGTAGCTGAGATGTGTAATCGCGTTGCTATTATGTATGCCGGAGAGATAGTGGAATTGGGTACTGCATGGCAGATTTTTGAACATACGGCCCATCCTTATACGAGAGGCCTTATTGATTCCCTTCCAAGCCTGAAAAGTAAAAGCAGAAGGCTGAAGCCTATCGAGGGGCTGATGCCGGACCCGTCTAATCTGGCAGAAGGCTGCAAATTCGGTGAAAGGTGCAGACATTGTAAAGAGAAATGTGTGCAGCAGGCTCCGGGACTTATGGAGATTGAAGACGGGCATTGGGTAAGATGTTTCCATAATTTATACTGCGCAGATGGGGAGGTGAACGCATGA
- a CDS encoding ABC transporter permease: MKSDISMNAVKKKSLFQEAMSRFFRIKTAMFGMAFIVVIVAVCLLAGVICPEGYDAQNIGSRFLAPGSGGILGTDDLGRSMLARVLYGGRISLLVAFGSTSLSLIFGTVLGAVAGFYQGRVDDVIMRILDVFSAIPSLLLAMVISATLGTGLVNTMIAVAVPAMPSVARMVRGPILTVKDQEYVEAARAIDARDSRIIFKHILPNVLSPLIIKTTMSLAQALLFTASLSFLGLGVQPPMPEWGALISTGRKYILSYPYLVTVPGCFIAVTVLSINLIGDGLRDALDPRMKN, translated from the coding sequence ATGAAGAGTGATATAAGTATGAATGCTGTCAAGAAAAAAAGTCTCTTCCAGGAGGCCATGAGCCGTTTTTTCAGAATTAAGACAGCGATGTTCGGAATGGCGTTTATTGTGGTGATCGTAGCTGTATGCCTGTTGGCAGGGGTCATCTGCCCGGAGGGATATGACGCACAGAATATAGGGTCCCGTTTTTTAGCGCCGGGTTCGGGAGGAATCCTTGGTACAGATGATCTGGGGCGCAGTATGCTGGCCAGAGTCCTGTACGGAGGCAGGATTTCATTGCTTGTGGCATTCGGTTCCACTTCGCTTTCCTTGATATTCGGCACTGTTCTGGGAGCTGTCGCAGGATTTTACCAGGGCAGGGTGGATGATGTGATAATGCGTATTCTTGATGTGTTCAGTGCGATACCAAGCCTGCTTTTGGCAATGGTCATTTCAGCGACGCTTGGCACAGGACTTGTGAATACCATGATTGCTGTTGCGGTTCCGGCAATGCCTTCTGTTGCCAGAATGGTGCGCGGACCTATCCTCACAGTTAAGGATCAGGAATATGTGGAGGCTGCAAGAGCCATAGATGCCAGAGACAGCCGAATTATTTTTAAACATATACTTCCAAATGTACTCTCGCCATTGATCATCAAGACAACCATGAGCCTGGCACAGGCACTGCTCTTTACAGCGTCCTTAAGCTTCCTGGGATTGGGGGTTCAGCCGCCTATGCCGGAGTGGGGAGCACTGATTTCCACGGGCAGAAAATATATTCTTTCCTATCCGTATCTTGTCACTGTGCCGGGATGTTTCATTGCAGTAACAGTATTGTCTATCAACCTGATCGGTGACGGGCTGAGGGATGCACTTGATCCCAGAATGAAGAATTGA
- a CDS encoding ABC transporter permease: MARYTLKRFLQIIPVLIGVSFLVFLLLYLSPGDPARMVLGDNATVEQIDEFHARYDLDKPLLIQYGKYMWNIVTKGDFGISYRSGRSVTAEIVERFPKTFVLALSMTIIATVVGCLLGIWAALHRGKWQDNLAQCFSVLGVSIPEFWLGLLLILAFAVKLQWFPVSGFYGPKYIVLPATTLGIICSCSTMRITRSSMLDYLDQDFVRTARAKGQKERVITWNHVLRNAFIPIVTNMGNIFATNLGGAMVCETVFAIPGLGKLMYDAIGARDYPQIRGAVILLTVAVCIVNLLVDLAYAGIDPRVKENFKNASAKRKKAKKLEGGN, translated from the coding sequence ATGGCTAGATATACGTTGAAGAGATTTCTCCAGATTATTCCCGTTTTGATCGGGGTTTCTTTTCTGGTCTTTCTGCTCTTATATTTATCTCCGGGAGATCCTGCAAGGATGGTGTTGGGAGACAATGCTACCGTGGAGCAGATAGATGAGTTTCATGCAAGATATGATTTGGATAAACCCCTGCTGATCCAGTATGGGAAATATATGTGGAATATTGTGACAAAAGGGGATTTTGGGATTTCTTACCGCTCGGGCCGGTCTGTTACAGCGGAGATCGTGGAACGGTTTCCAAAAACTTTTGTACTTGCGCTTTCTATGACCATTATTGCAACGGTAGTGGGATGTCTGCTGGGAATATGGGCAGCGCTGCACAGAGGAAAATGGCAGGATAACCTGGCACAGTGTTTTTCTGTACTGGGGGTGTCTATTCCGGAATTTTGGCTGGGTTTGCTTCTGATACTGGCATTTGCGGTAAAGCTTCAGTGGTTCCCGGTATCCGGTTTCTACGGACCGAAGTACATAGTGCTGCCAGCCACCACACTGGGGATTATTTGCTCCTGTTCCACAATGAGAATTACCAGGTCTTCTATGCTGGATTATCTGGATCAGGATTTTGTAAGGACAGCCAGGGCAAAAGGGCAGAAAGAAAGGGTCATAACATGGAACCATGTATTGAGAAATGCATTTATTCCTATTGTAACTAATATGGGAAATATTTTTGCCACAAACCTGGGCGGTGCTATGGTCTGCGAGACAGTATTTGCAATCCCCGGTCTTGGTAAGCTTATGTATGATGCGATCGGTGCCCGGGATTATCCGCAGATAAGAGGCGCGGTAATACTCCTCACAGTTGCCGTATGTATTGTAAACCTTTTAGTGGATTTGGCTTATGCCGGGATTGACCCGCGTGTAAAAGAAAATTTTAAAAACGCTTCGGCTAAAAGGAAAAAAGCAAAGAAACTGGAGGGAGGCAATTAG
- a CDS encoding nuclear transport factor 2 family protein, giving the protein MGISMEDINGLCEAEFARLEQRVEKLLSVWEIKNLRGQAAAFHDDQHIGEKRRELKALRHPDFDVEGEMKFRAKAVVDSLEGNSLIHPLTTPIIEVNDDCTKARAVWWSLGVEGLSKFREKPMALISLGMVPGTHVREDGEWKILSGAWQRTTKNEYHQGWVKNMEPTNTRPPLTPEQDRNFLGKYAYRKDEVRKPVPEPPGKDTWKMFPVETDDGWMYINLMTKKDRDTFTV; this is encoded by the coding sequence ATGGGGATTAGCATGGAGGATATCAATGGACTTTGCGAGGCGGAGTTTGCCAGGCTGGAGCAGCGTGTGGAAAAACTTCTCTCTGTATGGGAAATTAAGAATCTGAGAGGACAGGCAGCTGCATTCCATGATGACCAGCATATTGGGGAAAAAAGAAGAGAGCTTAAAGCGCTCAGACACCCGGATTTTGATGTAGAAGGAGAGATGAAATTCAGAGCAAAGGCTGTTGTGGACAGTCTGGAAGGAAATTCTCTGATTCATCCGCTGACAACACCCATTATAGAAGTGAATGATGATTGTACAAAAGCCAGGGCAGTGTGGTGGTCATTGGGAGTAGAAGGTTTATCAAAATTTCGTGAAAAACCGATGGCATTGATCAGCCTTGGAATGGTGCCAGGAACTCATGTCAGGGAAGATGGAGAATGGAAAATACTATCGGGCGCATGGCAGAGAACCACTAAAAATGAATATCACCAGGGATGGGTAAAGAATATGGAACCCACGAATACCAGGCCGCCGCTGACACCTGAACAGGACAGAAATTTCCTCGGGAAATATGCTTATCGGAAAGATGAAGTGAGAAAACCGGTGCCGGAACCTCCGGGAAAGGATACATGGAAGATGTTTCCAGTTGAGACGGATGACGGCTGGATGTATATTAACCTTATGACAAAAAAGGACCGGGACACTTTTACTGTTTGA
- a CDS encoding nuclear transport factor 2 family protein — protein sequence MITEARKKDVFKNLQKLEAYQEIQNEMGRTVAAFNFRQADKILLHFALEEEDVSLEYADEGVFQGPEAVKVIVEEVVGKTPVKGEMLDLQLTTPMIEVAEDLHTAKAVWWCPGGGAVVKEGSEPEAIWAWGMIGADFIREGEEWKIWHFHYFRYIKCSYDKGWTEDTSMINRPNTPVHPLAKPTTYHNPYSPLAVREAVPACPRPYAVHEGTADWMLCRDKTK from the coding sequence ATGATAACAGAAGCCAGAAAAAAGGATGTATTTAAAAACTTACAGAAATTGGAGGCATATCAGGAAATTCAGAATGAAATGGGAAGGACAGTAGCTGCCTTTAATTTCAGACAAGCAGATAAGATACTATTGCATTTTGCATTGGAAGAAGAAGATGTATCCCTGGAGTATGCGGATGAGGGTGTTTTTCAAGGACCAGAAGCAGTCAAAGTGATCGTGGAGGAAGTTGTGGGGAAGACCCCGGTAAAGGGAGAGATGCTGGATTTACAGCTCACGACACCTATGATCGAGGTGGCTGAAGATTTACATACTGCCAAGGCTGTCTGGTGGTGCCCGGGAGGCGGTGCTGTTGTGAAAGAAGGTAGTGAGCCGGAGGCGATTTGGGCATGGGGAATGATCGGTGCAGATTTTATCAGAGAGGGTGAAGAGTGGAAAATCTGGCATTTTCATTATTTCCGCTATATCAAATGTTCTTATGACAAGGGGTGGACAGAAGATACCAGTATGATAAACAGGCCGAATACCCCGGTGCATCCGTTGGCAAAGCCAACAACTTATCACAACCCGTATTCCCCTCTCGCAGTCAGGGAGGCTGTCCCGGCATGTCCAAGACCATATGCTGTCCACGAAGGTACTGCTGACTGGATGCTGTGCAGAGATAAGACAAAATAG